One Camelina sativa cultivar DH55 chromosome 3, Cs, whole genome shotgun sequence genomic window carries:
- the LOC104776715 gene encoding receptor protein kinase-like protein ZAR1, with product MSVGSLLFLVLLIWNFNGELNALNDEGYALLTLKRSISRDPDGSLSNWNSEDQDPCSWNGVTCDDHKVVVSLSIPRKKLVGYLPSSLGVLTNLRHLNLRSNELSGNLPAELFKAQGLQSLVLYGNLLSGSIPNEIGDLKFLQILDFSRNSLNGSIPESVLRCKRLRSFDLSQNNLTGSVPSGFGHALASLQKLDLSSNNLNGLVPDDLGDLTRLQGTLDLSHNSFSGSIPASLGNLPEKVYVNLAYNSLSGPIPQTGALVNRGPTAFLGNPRLCGPPLKDPCLSDTATSPASHPFVPDNNDHSRGESKKGEGLSITAIVAIVVCDFIGICIVGFLFSCCYLKICGRRNSVDEEGYVLEKEGKEKKSSICFGREGSESPSSETLEPQRQDLVLLDKHMALDLDELLKASAFVLGKGGNGIVYKVVLEDGLTVAVRRLGEGGSQRCKEFQTEVEAIGKLRHPNIVSLKAYYWSVEEKLLIYDYIPNGSLANALHGNPGMVSFKPLSWGVRLKIMRGISRGLVYLHEFSPKKYVHGSLKLSNILLGQEMEPRISDFGLMHLTSIAGTFETTTVDRPSNKSASSIGPSTNLSSFYQAPEAAKATVKPSQKWDVYSFGVILLEMITGRLPIVFVGKSEMEIVKWIQMCIDEKKEMSDILDPYLVPDDTEIEEEVIAVLKIAMACVSTSPEKRPPMKHIADALTQICLQ from the exons ATGTCGGTGGGATCACTTTTGTTCTTGGTTCTTCTTATCTGGAACTTCAATGGCGAATTGAATGCTCTGAACGACGAAGGATACGCTCTTTTAACTCTCAAGCGGTCTATCTCAAGAGATCCAGATGGTTCTTTGAGTAACTGGAACTCAGAGGATCAAGACCCTTGTTCTTGGAATGGAGTCACTTGTGATGACCACAAGGTTGTTGTCTCTCTTAGCATCCCAAGGAAGAAACTTGTAGGTTACCTTCCTTCTTCTCTAGGTGTGCTCACTAATCTCCGTCATTTGAATTTGAGAAGCAATGAGCTTAGTGGGAACTTGCCTGCTGAGCTTTTCAAGGCTCAAGGCCTTCAAAGTTTGGTTCTTTATGGTAATCTCTTATCTGGGTCTATTCCAAATGAGATTGGTGACCTAAAGTTCCtgcaaattttggatttttctcgTAATTCCCTTAACGGGTCGATCCCAGAATCGGTTTTGAGGTGTAAGAGGCTTAGGAGCTTTGATTTGAGTCAGAACAATCTCACTGGTTCTGTTCCTAGTGGATTTGGTCACGCTTTGGCTTCTTTGCAGAAGCTTGACCTTTCTTCTAACAATCTCAATGGTCTTGTTCCTGATGATTTGGGGGATTTGACTAGATTGCAAGGAACTCTTGATTTGTCTCATAACTCGTTTAGTGGCTCGATACCAGCTAGCTTGGGGAATTTGCCTGAGAAAGTTTATGTCAATCTAGCTTACAACAGTCTGAGTGGACCTATCCCCCAAACTGGTGCTTTGGTTAACAGAGGACCAACTGCGTTCTTGGGGAATCCGAGGCTCTGTGGTCCTCCTTTGAAAGATCCTTGTTTGTCAGATACAGCCACTTCTCCAGCTTCTCACCCTTTTGTACCTGATAACAACGACCACAGTAGAGGAGAGTCGAAGAAAGGAGAAGGTTTGAGTATAACTGCTATTGTTGCAATTGTGGTTTGTGATTTCATTGGAATCTGCATTGTGggatttctcttctcttgttgCTACTTGAAGATTTGTGGGCGACGTAACAGCGTGGATGAGGAAGGCTATGTGTTGGAGAAAGaagggaaagaaaagaaaagttctATATGTTTTGGAAGAGAAGGATCAGAGTCCCCTTCTTCGGAAACACTTGAGCCACAACGACAGGATCTTGTTCTGTTGGATAAACATATGGCTTTGGATTTAGATGAGCTTCTCAAGGCTTCAGCTTTCGTTCTTGGAAAAGGCGGGAACGGGATTGTGTATAAAGTTGTTCTTGAAGATGGCTTAACTGTAGCTGTTCGGAgattgggagaaggaggatcccAAAGATGCAAGGAGTTTCAGACAGAGGTCGAAGCAATTGGGAAGCTAAGGCATCCGAATATTGTCAGTCTTAAAGCTTATTATTGGTCAGTCGAGGAGAAGCTTCTCATCTATGACTACATTCCTAACGGAAGTCTTGCCAATGCACTCCATG GGAATCCTGGAATGGTGTCATTCAAGCCGCTGTCATGGGGAGTTCGGTTAAAGATAATGAGGGGAATCTCAAGAGGGTTGGTGTATCTTCATGAGTTTAGCCCCAAGAAGTATGTTCATGGATCTCTGAAACTCAGCAATATACTGTTAGGACAGGAAATGGAGCCTCGTATCTCGGATTTTGGACTCATGCACCTCACTAGCATTGCTGGAACATTTGAAACAACCACAGTTGACCGACCATCCAACAAGAGCGCCTCATCGATAGGACCATCTACAAACTTGAGCTCGTTTTATCAGGCTCCTGAAGCGGCGAAAGCAACAGTGAAGCCATCACAGAAATGGGATGTATACTCATTCGGGGTGATCTTGCTAGAGATGATAACGGGAAGGTTACCTATAGTCTTTGTTGGTAAATCGGAAATGGAAATAGTGAAGTGGATACAGATGTGTATTgatgagaagaaagagatgtcAGACATTTTGGATCCTTATTTGGTGCCTGACGACacagagattgaagaagaggtCATCGCCGTACTGAAGATTGCAATGGCTTGCGTTAGTACTAGCCCCGAGAAACGACCACCGATGAAGCACATCGCCGATGCTTTGACCCAAATTTGCCTTCAGTGA
- the LOC104776716 gene encoding transcription factor MEE8-like: protein MNNDEEFLRLWLERVNSLADPEAHSNVRRINNEGGEENARQKRPAESKSDGKKSRVKRQCATKSSEKSPDELLAKEMKRELIRTKIEELKAVTPNCPQTDINGILDCTIEYVRHLQLAILFIALHEYVRNNKM from the exons ATGAACAACGATGAAGAGTTTCTTCGGCTATGGTTGGAGAGAGTGAACTCGCTGGCTGATCCCGAGGCCCATAGTAACGTGCGTAGGATCAACAACGAAGGAGGTGAAGAAAATGCAAGGCAAAAGAGGCCAGCTGAGTCAAAGAGTGACGGAAAGAAGAGTCGAGTTAAGAGACAGTGCGCGACTAAATCTTCAGAAAAATCTCCTGATGAGTTGTTGGCGAAA GAGATGAAGCGAGAACTTATAAGAACCAAAATTGAAGAACTTAAGGCAGTAACACCCAATTGCCCACAG ACGGATATCAACGGCATCCTTGATTGTACTATCGAGTACGTGAGGCACTTGCAGCTTGCAATTCTTTTTATTG CATTACATGAATACGTACGAAACAATAAGATGTGA
- the LOC104776717 gene encoding uncharacterized protein LOC104776717: MEPQAPSLNPNLRLLCSYGGRIMPLPPEKSLHYIGGETRLVVVPRDISLIDFFKLLSDKLLFSRSFSLKYKLPGCELDALITVSDNDDLQNMIAEYDSTRFRHIRLFLFPLNQPESTRQSVTVNRLLGLESPIFTSSSSVLASPIFPPSSGPTQFVHGDKYHVTAGEENMRKDHEAAPTTSASMLLPENTAAADGNGGVSDRETERVEIQDQPRPTVQEPFPPQQPMMFCYLPVWPMQPHMVNYPVAAYALSPATEHSSRLDPVPANQENAT; encoded by the coding sequence ATGGAACCGCAAGCTCCGTCGTTAAATCCCAACCTCCGTCTGCTTTGTAGCTACGGTGGCCGTATAATGCCCCTCCCACCGGAAAAATCCCTCCACTACATCGGCGGAGAGACGCGGTTAGTCGTCGTTCCACGTGACATCTCCTTGATCGACTTCTTCAAGCTTCTCTCCGACAAGCTTCTCTTTAGTCGCTCCTTCTCTCTCAAGTACAAGCTCCCTGGCTGTGAACTCGACGCTCTCATCACCGTCTCCGACAACGATGATCTACAGAACATGATCGCCGAGTATGACTCCACTCGCTTCCGGCATATCCGTCTCTTCCTCTTCCCGTTAAATCAACCCGAGTCAACGCGACAGTCTGTGACGGTCAACCGGTTGCTAGGTCTCGAGTCACCGATCTTCACCTCTTCATCTTCCGTTCTTGCCAGTCCGATTTTCCCGCCAAGCAGTGGTCCGACGCAGTTTGTCCATGGCGACAAGTACCATGTAACAGCGGGGGAGGAGAATATGAGAAAGGATCACGAGGCGGCTCCTACAACCTCCGCCTCTATGTTGCTACCGGAAAATACCGCAGCCGCTGATGGTAACGGAGGAGTATCAgatagagaaacagagagagtagaAATACAAGACCAGCCACGGCCAACCGTTCAAGAGCCTTTTCCCCCGCAGCAGCCAATGATGTTCTGCTATTTACCAGTCTGGCCGATGCAGCCACATATGGTTAATTATCCAGTTGCTGCTTATGCCTTGTCTCCGGCAACAGAGCATTCTTCTAGGTTAGATCCTGTGCCGGCGAATCAGGAAAACGCGACCTGA